A genomic window from Serratia liquefaciens includes:
- a CDS encoding LysR family transcriptional regulator yields the protein MFSSERLKGIDLFVCVADLGSFTAAAERLNLTGSAISKGIARLEGRLQVRLFNRTTRRLSLTDAGQTFYRTCTSVLGELEEAELAMQAENAEPRGRVRIELPAAYGRLHALPVILKLIEDHPLLMPHISFSDRFVDPVIEGIDIIVRIGGADIWPNALGHCYLGAQRHIFCASPAYVKKRGVPNNEQDLDNHSCVVYGEGNGMLTPWYFAGAQANNSEKRVLPARVAIGDAEGQLTAVLAGHGIAQLPTWLVKRQLAEGSLVEVLPHLATDGLPINLAWLKSRQALPKVRALLKILTDNLGPDGSMTERA from the coding sequence ATGTTTTCTTCCGAACGACTCAAAGGTATCGATCTGTTTGTCTGCGTAGCCGATCTGGGCAGCTTTACGGCCGCCGCAGAACGCCTGAATTTAACCGGTTCCGCCATCAGCAAAGGCATTGCCCGTCTGGAGGGTCGGCTGCAGGTTCGCCTGTTTAACCGGACCACGCGGCGTCTGTCGCTGACCGACGCGGGGCAAACCTTTTACCGCACCTGCACCAGCGTATTGGGCGAGCTGGAAGAAGCGGAGCTTGCCATGCAGGCCGAAAATGCCGAGCCACGGGGAAGGGTGCGCATCGAACTTCCCGCAGCTTATGGTCGTCTGCATGCTTTACCGGTGATCCTCAAGCTGATTGAGGATCACCCGCTGTTAATGCCGCATATTTCGTTTTCCGACCGCTTTGTCGATCCTGTGATAGAGGGTATCGATATTATTGTGCGTATCGGCGGCGCGGATATTTGGCCGAATGCTTTAGGGCACTGTTATCTGGGGGCGCAGCGGCATATTTTCTGCGCTTCACCGGCCTATGTGAAAAAGCGCGGCGTGCCGAACAACGAACAGGATTTGGATAATCACAGCTGCGTGGTTTACGGCGAAGGTAACGGCATGCTTACCCCCTGGTATTTTGCCGGCGCGCAGGCGAATAACAGCGAGAAAAGGGTGTTACCGGCGCGGGTGGCTATCGGCGATGCAGAAGGGCAGCTTACCGCCGTTTTGGCCGGGCACGGCATTGCGCAGTTGCCCACCTGGTTGGTGAAACGGCAGCTTGCAGAGGGTTCGCTGGTAGAGGTATTGCCTCATCTGGCAACCGATGGATTACCGATTAATCTGGCCTGGCTCAAGAGTCGGCAGGCGCTGCCGAAAGTTCGCGCATTATTGAAGATCCTGACTGACAATCTGGGGCCAGATGGCAGCATGACGGAGCGCGCCTGA